The segment GTAGGATTAGGTGCTGTGGGACAGAAAATAGTTACATAATCTTCATGATCGTCATCACTTACTATACCTGTCATTAAAATATCATTATTATACAGTTTGAATAAAACTACTTTTGAGAAAGGTCTTGTTTTACGTTCAGTAGAAAGTATCTGACCCAATGCTCCTTTTACCATATTATAGCCGGGAATTTTTGCAAGAAGTTTTACTTCTATATTATTATGAATCCAGTTCCCCACTTTGGTTTTTACAATAAGTCCCACGCAGAAGCAAATCAGTATTACTATTACCACTGCTATTATTACCGGAAGTATTCTGACATCTATTATAAACATAGATACCAGCTTCGTTACAGGACTTATATACTTTATTATAAAGTTCACCACAATGCTGAATATCCATAATAACAGAGCTATTGGAAGAATTACCAAAAGCCCTCCTATTATTGATGTAATAAAAAAATTCTTTAACCTTTTCACTTTTTGATTTCTCCTCTATTTAATTAATTTTCTGTATGCTACTAAAAGGGGATTCCATACGCTTGAATTAGTAGGAGAATAAGCAAAGTCTATTTCTATAAATCTTTCCACAGGTATTTCAAAATTTATTACTATTGCTATCTGATCCAAAAACTGCGCCACTGCCTCATATCCGGTTACTGTTCCTCCCAGAAGTACTTTTCTGTCTTTATCATATATCATTTCTACTTTATTCGGTTTAGAATCTTCAAAATCCGAATTCTTTGTCATGGCTCTCATTTCCAGCCTGTCTGCATTATATCCGTATCTTTTCGCTTCATCAAGTGTAAGTCCTGTCTGTGCGATTTTTATTTCATAAAAAGACGATGCGTAGCTTCTAAGTGCTCCTCTCCATGACACGTCTTCCCCTGACAGATATTTCGCCAGAATCATACCTTCTTTATTTGCTACATCTCCGAAAGGAGCGTACAGATATTCATTTGTAAGTATATTTCTGGTATATATGGCATCTCCAAGAGCATATACATCTTTAACATTTGTTTCAAATTTGTCATTTACTATTACTTTTCCGTTCTTTGTTTCAATACAACTGTTTTCTATGAAATCTATATTTGGTGTTATCCCTATACTGAACAGGACTATATCAAAGCTCACTTCTTCGCCGCTTTCCAATACAAGTGCCGTAGCTTTTCCACCTTCGGATTTTACCTCTGTAACTCCTGAATTCAGTTTCAGTTCCACGCCTCTTGCTGCCATTTCTTTAATTATAGGCTCTTTCATCCCACTGCTTACTGTAGGAAGGATATCTCCCATTTTTTCAAGTATTGTTACCTCAAGTCCTCTTGTTTTAAATGCTTCGGCCATTTCCATTCCGATAAAGCCTCCGCCTACGACTATTGCTTTTTTTATATCATTTCTTGTATCAAGAAATTCTTTGATTTTCTCTGCATGCACAGCATGTGAAAGTGTAAATACATTTTCCAGTCCTTCTTTGTATCCTTTTATGTTAGGCACAAAAGATTTTCCGCCAAAAGCCAGAATTAACTTGTCATATTGAAAGGCTCCGCTTATTTCGGCTCCTTCAATTGTAAGTTCCTTATTTTCAAAGTCGACTTTCTTTACTTCATGATTTACCAGAACATTCAAACCTCTTGCTCTGAATTCATCAGGTGTTCCCAGAACAACACTTCCAAATCCCAGTTCACCTGCAATATAATATGGTGTAGGACACCCTGCCCAAGCCACATATGGTGTTTTTTCAAAAATAAATATTTCGTCACCGGGATTCATTTTTTTATACTGTGTAGAGAACATCATACCTGCTGCTCCTCCACCAATTACTGCTATTTTTGCCATGTATATCGCTCCTTTTATTTATGATTGAATTTCTTACATTTGTTACAAAAATCTATATCCTATAAAATTATATTACATATTTGACAGTAAATGCTTCAGTCTTGTTGCTACCATTTTGATACCGATCTTATTATTACCTCCACGGGGAATAATAACATCAGCGTATCTTTTACTGGGTTCTACAAATTCCAGATGCATTGGTTTTACGGTTTTTCTATATTGATCCTTTATGTTGTCAAAGCTTCTTCCGCGTTCTTTCATATCACGTTCGATCCTCCTCAGAAGTCTCTCGTCATCATCAGTATCTACAAAAACTTTCACATCAAAAAGGCTTCTTAATTCTTCAAGCGTAAATAATAATATACCTTCTACCACTATTAATTTCGAAGGTCTTACTACTTCCACCTCACTTCTTCTATTATAAATTTTAAAATCATAAATAGGTTTTTCTATTTCATGCCCTGCGCTTAATTCTTTTATATGCTGAATTAACAGCGGAAAATCAATCAAATCAGGATGGTCATAGTTCAGTTCCACCCTTTCAGAGAATGAAAGATGATCGTTTTTTACATAATAAGAGTCCTGTTCCAGTAATACAGGTTTTATTTCATAATTTTTCAGGTACTCAAGAATGTAATGTGCCACACTGGTCTTCCCTGAACCGGTTCCTCCCGCTATTCCTACTACTATTGATTTAGATTTCATAATACCTCCATTATATTTAGTATATAATATATGAGGTATGTTTTCAATGTTTTATTTACTATTTTTACAGTAAGATTTCCGGCACTTCCGGAGCCTGACTTCTAAGATTATTATACACCCTCCTGCTTTGTTTTTCCTTTATATAACAAAAAATCCGGCAATAAAACAAAAACCGGATTTTATAATTTTTTATGATACTTATTAGGTGCTTCATGCCTGCTTTATACTTTTACCACCGGAACCCATATTTCAGTGATATAATTTTCATCAGTTATATCACCGGACGGATATAATTCAAAGTCCGGTTTATTGTCATGCTTATACTCAGCTCCTGTAAGTACCTCTTCATAGATTTGTTTTGTCATAGACTGGACAGATTCGGGCAGTTTTCCCTTTGCTTCAAAAATCATCCATTCTGCTTCTGGAATCATATACTCCTGAAAATTCCCTTCTGCTCTGGAATTACTGCTTACACAAATCATATAGTCGTATCCTGTCCCTGTTCCATGAGGTATACATAACCCCAGAATCCCTTTCAGTTCCCCGTCCATTTTAGTGCAGATTTCTTCACACTCCCGGGAATTGTTAAATTCATTCCAGAATTTCGGTATATTTTCCATACCTTCTTCTACATTTTTATATGTACGTTTTACTCCAATTACCCTGAATTGCTCTTTTTTCATAATTTTATTTTTCATTTCTTTTCCTCCTTTAATTATCATGGAGAAATGTAACTTTGGATAAGTTTTTAATTCATTGCTTCTCACTCTGCCGTCCTTTGGAGAAATTCCGTGAAAATTTTTGAAAGCTTTAGAGAAAGCGTCTGCCGACTCATAGTTATATTTGAATGCTATATCTATTATTCTCATGTCTGTTTCCCTTATATCCACAGCTGCTTTTGAGAGTCTGCGGTTTCTTATATATTCGCCGAAAGTTACTCCCGAAATTACAGAGAAAACCCTTTGTATATTATATTCGGAACATACGCATATCTGAGCGATCTTTTTTATTTCCACTTCATTTTCAAGATTATTTTCTATATATTCCAAAGCTTTGTTTAAAGTGCTTATCCAGTTCATTTCTTTCTCCTTTGTAATAATTATAGTATATTCAGAAATATAATGTATGTCTTATTATGCCCGGTTTTGAAGGAATCGAAATCAATATTTCCGATACAAAGTTTCTGCATATTACAGCATCATTCCGCCGGATGCTTCAATACGCTGTGCATTTACCCAGCCCATATCATCTGTACAAAGG is part of the Sebaldella sp. S0638 genome and harbors:
- a CDS encoding DUF502 domain-containing protein, which codes for MKRLKNFFITSIIGGLLVILPIALLLWIFSIVVNFIIKYISPVTKLVSMFIIDVRILPVIIAVVIVILICFCVGLIVKTKVGNWIHNNIEVKLLAKIPGYNMVKGALGQILSTERKTRPFSKVVLFKLYNNDILMTGIVSDDDHEDYVTIFCPTAPNPTSGFIYHVPRERVYPLEEGVENTMRTVLSGGSGSSVLIEEYLQKYVKNKESN
- a CDS encoding FAD-dependent oxidoreductase — its product is MAKIAVIGGGAAGMMFSTQYKKMNPGDEIFIFEKTPYVAWAGCPTPYYIAGELGFGSVVLGTPDEFRARGLNVLVNHEVKKVDFENKELTIEGAEISGAFQYDKLILAFGGKSFVPNIKGYKEGLENVFTLSHAVHAEKIKEFLDTRNDIKKAIVVGGGFIGMEMAEAFKTRGLEVTILEKMGDILPTVSSGMKEPIIKEMAARGVELKLNSGVTEVKSEGGKATALVLESGEEVSFDIVLFSIGITPNIDFIENSCIETKNGKVIVNDKFETNVKDVYALGDAIYTRNILTNEYLYAPFGDVANKEGMILAKYLSGEDVSWRGALRSYASSFYEIKIAQTGLTLDEAKRYGYNADRLEMRAMTKNSDFEDSKPNKVEMIYDKDRKVLLGGTVTGYEAVAQFLDQIAIVINFEIPVERFIEIDFAYSPTNSSVWNPLLVAYRKLIK
- the udk gene encoding uridine kinase, which produces MKSKSIVVGIAGGTGSGKTSVAHYILEYLKNYEIKPVLLEQDSYYVKNDHLSFSERVELNYDHPDLIDFPLLIQHIKELSAGHEIEKPIYDFKIYNRRSEVEVVRPSKLIVVEGILLFTLEELRSLFDVKVFVDTDDDERLLRRIERDMKERGRSFDNIKDQYRKTVKPMHLEFVEPSKRYADVIIPRGGNNKIGIKMVATRLKHLLSNM
- a CDS encoding AraC family transcriptional regulator, which gives rise to MNWISTLNKALEYIENNLENEVEIKKIAQICVCSEYNIQRVFSVISGVTFGEYIRNRRLSKAAVDIRETDMRIIDIAFKYNYESADAFSKAFKNFHGISPKDGRVRSNELKTYPKLHFSMIIKGGKEMKNKIMKKEQFRVIGVKRTYKNVEEGMENIPKFWNEFNNSRECEEICTKMDGELKGILGLCIPHGTGTGYDYMICVSSNSRAEGNFQEYMIPEAEWMIFEAKGKLPESVQSMTKQIYEEVLTGAEYKHDNKPDFELYPSGDITDENYITEIWVPVVKV